AGGCACGGCCCTGGGCACGCGGACGGAACCGCTTCAGGGTCGGGCCCTCGTCGACGTACGCCTCGCTGATGACCAGCGAGGAGGCGTCCGTGTGGTCGTAGTTGTGCGCGGCGTTGGCAATGGCGCTGTCAAGCACCTTGCCGACCGGCACGCTGGCGGCCTGCGGGGCGAAACGCAGGACCGCCTGAGCCTCCGTGGCATCCATGCCACGGATAAGGTCCACCACGCGGCGGGCCTTCATGGGCGTGACGCGGATGTACCGCGCCTGGGCCCTGGCTTCCATGGTTGTCCCTTCGGTGTCGTTCATAGTCTTCGCACCCCGCCTTAGCGGCGCTTCGACTTGCGGTCGTCCTTGACGTGGCCGCGGAAGGTGCGGGTCGGCGCAAACTCGCCGAGCTTGTGGCCGACCATGGACTCGGTGACGAACACCGGGACATGCGTCTTGCCGTTGTGCACCGCGAGCGTGTGGCCGAGCATGGCCGGCACGATCATGGAGCGACGGGACCAGGTCTTGATGACGTTGTGGGTACCTGCTTCGTTCTGTGCGTCCACCTTCTTGATGAGGTGGTCGTCGACGAAGGGCCCCTTCTTGAGACTACGCGGCATCTAAACCCGCTCCTAGCGCTTCTTGTTCGTCTTGCGGCGGCGGACGATGTACTTGTTGGACGCCTTCTTCGGCGAACGAGTACGACCCTCCTTCTGACCCCACGGCGAGACCGGGTGGCGACCACCGGAAGTCTTGCCTTCACCACCACCGTGCGGGTGGTCAACCGGGTTCATCGCGACACCGCGGACGGTCGGGCGAACGCCCTTCCAGCGCATACGGCCGGCCTTGCCCCAGTTGATGTTCGACTGCTCGGCGTTGCCGACCTCGCCAACCGTGGCGCGGCAGCGGACGTCGACCAGGCGGACCTCGCCGGACGGCATGCGCAGGTGGGCGTAAGCGCCCTCCTTCGCCAGCAGCTGCACGGACGAACCGGCGGAGCGGGCGAACTTGGCGCCACCACCGGGACGGAGCTCGATCGCGTGGATCGTGGTACCGACCGGGATGTTGCGCAGCGGGAGGTTGTTGCCCGGCTTGATGTCGGCGCCGGGGCCGTTCTCAATCCGGTCACCCTGGCCGAGCTTGGCCGGGGCGATGATGTAGCGCTTCTCGCCGTCTGCGTAGTGCAGGAGCGCGATGCGCGCGGTGCGGTTGGGGTCGTACTCGATGTGCGCGACCTTGGCCGGCACGCCGTCCTTGTCGTGACGACGGAAGTCGATCACTCGGTAGGCGCGCTTGTGGCCACCGCCCTGGTGGCGAACGGTCACACGACCGGCGTTGTTACGGCCGCCCTTGCTGTGCAGGGGGCGGACCAGCGACTTCTCCGGCGTGGACCGCGTGATCTCGACAAAGTCGGCGACGCTGGAGCCACGACGGCCCGGGGTCGTCGGCTTGTACTTGCGGATACCCATTTCTCAGTCCTCGTCCGATTCCGGACGACTCGGACTCCGTTAGGAGACCGGGCCGCCGAAGATGTCGATACGGTCGCCCTCGGCAAGGGTCACGATGGCGCGCTTGGTGTTGGCGCGCTTGCCGAAACCGGTGCGGGTGCGCTTGCGCTTGCCCTGGCGGTTGATCGTGTTGACCCCGGTGACCTTGACCGAGAAGACCGCCTCGACGGCCTGCTTGATCTGGGTCTTGTTGGCGCGCGGGTCGACGATGAACGTGTACTTGTTCTCGTCCAGCAGCGCGTAGCTCTTCTCGGAGACCACCGGCTTGACCAGGATGTCACGGGGGTCCGTGTAGGTCTTGCTGGTGATGACCGCTGCAGTCTGCTCGCTCATCAGGCGTCGCTCCCTTCGAGCTCAGCCTCGGAAGCGGTGGCCTTGGCGGCCGCGGCGGGGCCCGCCACGAAGCGCTCGAAGGCAGCCTGCGTGAAGACCACGTCGTCGGAGACGAGCACGTCGTACGTGTTCAGCTGGCCCGGCTCCAGGATGTGCACCTGGGGCAGGTTGCGGGCGGACAGCCACGCGGCCTCGTCGGCGCGGTCGACGACCAGGAGCAGGTTCTTGCGCTCCGAGATCTTGCCGAACAGCGTCTTGGCGGCCTTGGTGGAGACCTCGCCCTCGACCACGCCGGTGACGACGTGGATGCGGCTGTTGCGGGCCCGGTCGGTGAGGGCACCGCGCAGGGCGGCGGCCTTCATCTTCTTCGGGGTCCGCTGCGAGTAGTCACGCGGCACGGGACCGTGCACGACGCCACCACCGGCGAACTGCGGGGCGCGGGTCGAGCCCTGGCGCGCGCGGCCGGTGCCCTTCTGGCGGTAAGGCTTCTTGCCACCGCCGCGGACCTCGCCACGAGTCTTCGTCTTGTGCGTGCCCTGACGGGCAGCGGCCAGCTGGGCGACGACGACCTGGTGGATCAGCGGAACGCTGACCTTCGCGTCGAAGATCTCCGTGGGGAGCTCGACGGTCCCGGCCTTGTCGCCTGCCGGCGAAAGGATGTCAATGGTGCTCATCGTTACCTCAGGCCCCCTTGGCCGCGGTACGGACCAGGACGAGGCCGCCGTTCGGACCAGGAACCGCGCCCTTGATGAGGAGCAGGCCCTTCTCCGCGTCAACGGCGTGGACGGTCAGGTTCTGGGTGGTGACCCGCTCGTTGCCCATACGGCCTGCCATGCGCAGACCCTTGAAGACACGGCCCGGGGTGGCGCAGCCACCGATGGAACCGGGGGAGCGGTGCTTGCGCTGGGTGCCGTGACCGGCGCCGAGGCCCTTGAAGTTGTGACGCTTCATGACACCGGCGAAGCCCTTGCCCTTGCTCTTGCCGGTGACGTCGACCTTGACGCCCGACTCGAACACGGCAGCGGTGATCTCCTGGCCGAGCGTGTACTCGCTGGCGTCAGCGGTACGCAGCTCCACCAGGTGGCGGCGCGGGGTGACGTCGGCCTTGGCGAAGTGACCCTTGAGGGGCTTGTTCACCTTGCGCGGGTCGATCTCGCCGAAGGCGATCTGGACCGACTCGTAGCCGTCGCTGTCGTTGGTGCGGACCTGGGTGACGACGCAGGGCCCGGCCTTGACGACGGTCACCGGGACAACCCGGTTGTTCTCGTCCCAGACCTGGGTCATGCCGAGCTTCTCGCCCAGGACGCCCTTAATGTTCTTAGCCATCTCGCGCGTCACCTCAGAGCTTGATCTCGATGTCGACGCCCGCCGGCAGGTCGAGGCGCATGAGCGAGTCAACCGTCTTCGGCGTGGGGTCGAGGATGTCGATGAGGCGCTTGTGCGTGCGCATCTCGAAGTGCTCGCGCGAGTCCTTGTACTTGTGCGGCGACTTGATGACGCAGTACACGTTCTTCTCAGTGGGCAGCGGCACCGGGCCCGCGACCGACGCACCAGTACGCGTCACCGTCTCGACGATCTTCTTCGCCGAGCTGTCGATGACCTCGTGGTCGTAGGCCTTGAGCCGGATGCGGATCTTCTGTCCCGCCATGGCTACTTCGTAGTCCTGTCTCTCGTAACGCTCTGGGACTCGGTGTGCTGCGCCTCTGCTGAAGCGCCGCCCTTCTCCGACCCACGCGGTCGGGCGTGTCGCGCCCCTTCCAGTAAAATCTCCCGAAGGAAATTCCCTGATGAAGGGGGCTGTGGGGGAAGGGCACCCACCGAGTGCCTGGCCGGGGCCACGCTGACACTTCCCGGAAGATTCCCGTACTTCCACCCCGTGCCCCTACTGAAACAGCAGGAACGTGCGGTGACGAGTACTGCGGGACTCGCTTCCAGTCCTCCCGGCGGGAGGCGCGCAGCATTGGCACTCAACCGAGCAACCTGAACAGTGTGCCATACGTGCGGGAAGGTGCGCCAATCGCAGCCGAAGAAGGTACCCCGACCGGCTCAGTTGTCAAACCACCCCGCCGACATACGGGACACTATGGGCCTTGAGTTTCCCGCCGCCCCGACTGCCTCGTCCGGGCTCGTCCGGCTCGTCCGTATCTTCCGGCACCGGCCGCTCGACCCGAATCTTGCCCAATCCGTTAACAGGCATTGTCGGGTCTTGGGCAACCGACGCGATTCCCTCGCCGTCCCCTAACACGCTGGGGCAGCCGGGGACCAGGCGCTGCACGACGGGACGGAGTCACGGAGTTGAACATCTCACCGCGCTGGGCCATCTCCCGCAGGGCCGCGCTCACCGGTGCGGCGGCGGCCACGCTGGTCACCGCGGTGGGCTGCAGCGGCGGCGACTCCGGGAAGCACCGGCCGGGCGGCGCGAAGCCCACCCGGGCCGTCGACCCCAGGGCAACACAATCGTTCGACGACGGCAAGCACGCCCTGCTCCTGCAGATCATGGCGCACCCCGACGACGACCTGTATTTCATGAACCCCGACGCCGAGAACATCGCCAGAGCGGGGGTGCCCGTCGTCTCCGTGTACGTCACGGCCGGTGAGGCGGTCGGGCGGAACTGGATCGAGGGGATGCCGAAGACCAAGCCGGACAAGGCCGCGTACGCCTCCGCCCGGCACCAGGGGCTGCGCCAGGCGTACGCCGAGATGATCGGCATGGACAAGTTCTCGCCCTGGAAGAAGTCCGTCATGGACCTCCCCGGGGGCGTGAAGGCGGAGACCAACGAGCTGGGCGACGGGAAACACACCGTCCGGCTGATCTTTCTGAACATCGCCATGCAGTCCGCGAACAACGTGCGCATCCCGCACCTGTGGGAGGACCCGCGCGCGGCCATGCAGAGCCTGGTCTCCACCGGCTCGCCCTGCACCACGGTCAGCACCTACCGGCACGACACGCTGGTGGACGCGCTGGCCGCGATCATGGACCGGTTCAAGCCGACGGTGATCCACACCCTGGATCCGGACCCCGACTACCAGGTCCACGACGCCACCCACCCCAAGGACAACGACTACGGGGCGTGCTCGGACCACCGCGACCACACGCCGACCGCGCTGTTCTCCTGGAAGGCCATGTCCCAGTGGACGGCCGACGCCGTCAAGCGCGACGGCCGGGCACCCCGCTTCACCACCACCGCCTTCCGCGGCTACTACAACCAGCGCTGGCCGCACAATCTCCCGCAGGACGTCGTGGACGCCAAGCACCGCCTGGTCCAGGCGTACGGCGGGGACCCGTCCTGGGAGTGCTCCAACGCCGCCGGCTGCGGTGACTACGGCCAGGGCGGCGACCGCCCGCTGAAGAACCGCAAGGGCTGGATCCGCTCCACCCACTACCGCTACCCCGGTGCGATGCCCGTGGCCGACACCGACCGGGCCGGGCGCCTGGAGGCGTACGGCGTGCTGGGCACCCAGGCCGTGCGCTGGGTGGAGTCCTCCCCCGGCAGCGGCCGCTGGGGCGCGCCGCAGAACCTCGGCGGCGGCCCCCTCGCCCCCGCCCTCGCCTCGGTCAAGGACACCGCCGGGCGCCGGCTGCTGTTCGCGCTGCGCTTCTCCGCCCTCGACAGCCGGGCCAACACCCGCGAGATCGCCGTTCTGGAGCAGCGCGAGCCCGGCGGGGCCTTCAAGGCCTGGCGGGGCCTCGGCAACCCCGAGCGCAAGCCCGACCGGGGCCGCCGCGTCGGCATGCCGGCCGCGATCGCCACCCCCGACGGGCGGGTCCACCTCTTCGTCCGCAACGCCGGCAAGGGCCTCTCCAGCCGGGTCCGCGAGCCCGACGGCCGGTGGGGGAACTGGCAGAGCCTGCACGGCCAGGAGATCCAGGACGGCCTGACCGTCGTGCTGGACCGGGACAAGCGTGTGCACGTCTTCGGGGCGGGCCGCGACACCGTGCACCACTGGGCCCAGGACACCCCGTCGGGGCCGGTCCGCCACCAGCCGCTGGCGGGCCTGCCGCAGCCCGGCGACCAGCCCGCCGCGGCCGTCGGCCCGGACGGCGGGCTGAACGTCGTCTACCGCACCCCGGCCGCGCGGGAACCGGTGGTCTACCGCTTCCTGCCCGGCGGGGGCGGGGGCGGGCAGCAGGTCGCGGCCGCCGAGCAGGTCAGCGGCACCGGTCTGCAGAACTTCGCGGGCTACGGGCCGATCGTCGCGCGCTCCGTGGCGGCCCGGGGCAAGGACACGGTCATGGTGCTGGGCCGGGCCGTGAGCGGCCAGATACAGCTCCAGGACGCGGCGGACCCCGACTCCGAACCGCGGCGACCGCCGGGCGGCCTCGTCCCCGTGGGCACGCCCTCGCTGCTCACGGACGCGGGACAGCAGCTGTGCGCGGTGGCCCTCGGCCCGGACGCCACCCCGTGGGTCTGGCGCGCGGGCCCCGCCGCGGGCGCCTGACCGGCGCCTCACGCGCCCGCGCGCCGGGCCGGGAGTGACCTCCGGGGGCCGGCGGAGGTTCTCGTCCGTGTGCCCGCCGGGCACGCTGACGAGAGGTGTGCGGAGGTGACCATGTCGCTCGATCCGGTGGCCGTGGGCGCGCGCGAGGCAGCCGGGAAGGGTGACGGCGGCCCGGGTGACCTCGGTCCGGGTGGTGACGGCGGGAAGCTCGTTTTCGCCTTCGCCGGGCAGGGACACCAGTGGGCCGGCATGGGCCGGGACCTGCTGCGCACGGAAGCGGTGTTCCGGGCGGCCGTGGAGCGCTGTGACGCCGCGCTCGCCCCGCACACCGGCTGGTCGGTCGTGGACCGGCTCACCCGCGACGACGCCTGGCCCCTGATGCGGCGCACCGACGTCCTCCAGCCCACGCTGTTCACCGTGCAGGTGGCGCTCGCAGCCCTCTGGCGGTCCTGGGGCGTGGTGCCCGACGCCGTGGTCGGCCAGAGCATGGGCGAGGTCGCCGCGGCCCACGTCGCGGGCGCCCTGACCCTGGAGGACGCCGCGACCGTCCAGTGCCGGCGCGGCGCGCTGCTCCAGCGGATCAGCGGCAGGGGCACGATGGCCGTGGTGGAGCTGCCCGCCGCCGAGGCCGCGGCACTGATCGCGGACACCGGCGGGAAGGCCGTCGTCGCCGGGTACGGCAGCCCGACGACGACGGTCCTGTCCGGCGACCACGACTCCCTCGACGCGGTCCTCGCCCGGCTGGCGGGCACCGATGTGCACGCCCGGCGGATCCCGGACACCGCGCCCTCCCACAGCCCCTGCGTCGACGAGCTGCGCGACGACCTGCGCACGGCGCTGTCCGGCGTACGGCCCCGCCGGGCGGCCGTCCCCCTGTACTCCACGGTGACCCTCCGCAGGATCGAGGGCCCGGAGCTGACGGCCTCGTACTGGATCGACAACCTGCGCGAGCCGGTACGGTTCGCCCCGGCGGTCCGGCAGCTGAGCTGCGCCGGGCACGGCGTCTTCCTGGAGATCAGCGCGCACCCCGTGCTGACCGAGCCGGTCCGGCAGTGCCTGGAGCACGCCGGCCACCGGGGCCTGGCCCTGCCCTCCATGCGCCGCAACGCGGAACTCGACGCGCTGCGCGCCTCCCGTGACACGCTGCGCACCCTGGGACGCCCGGACCCCGCCCGCGCCCGCCGGCCCGAGCTGACGCCCTACCAGGCGGCGGTGCTGCCCGCGCTGTTCGCGCGCTAGCCGCCGCGGGGCCTTCGCCGGAAGGCGTACGTCGGCAGGCCGAGGTACCGCCCGGGGCGCACGCCCCGGCCGCCGCCCCCGTACAGCGCGTCCCAGTCCAGCGCCAGCCCCCGCACGTACGCCCGGCCGAGGGTCTCGGCGAGCGCGCGGGTCTGGGACGCGGCGTCCACGGGCCCGTTCGGGCCGAAGTGCGGGCCGTACGGGCCGAGTTGCAGCACGTCGGACGCGGGCGGGGCGGTCTCGCCGGTTCGGCGGAGCCAGTACGCGGGCGAGGCCGGCTCCTCGTCGGTGACGGCCCGGCCCGTGTCGGACAGCAGGGGGACCGTCGGCGGCCGGCAGGTCAGGCGCCCGGCCACCCGCTCGAACTCCTCCCGCGGCGTACCGGCCACCAGCCGTCCGTGTGCCACGGCCAGCGCGGCCGCGTCGGGCAGATCGAGCACGCCCGCGGCATGGGCGGCGGCCACGGCGCCGACCGCGGTGCCGGTGAGCCGGTCCGGGCGCAGGCCCAGGTGCTCCAGCAGCCGGAACGTCGCGACCTGGACGGCGAAGAGCGCCGGGTGACCGTACTCGGGCTTTTCCAGCAGCACCGGCTCGTACCAGACGACGTCCCGCATCGGGCGGCCGAGGGAGGCGTCCAGCAGCTCGACCGTCGCGTCGAACGCCTCGGCGTACGGGCCGAACGCGCGGTAGAGGCCCCGCCCGAACACCGGCCTGCGGCCGTCGTGCGCGGCGAAGCGCATGGTCAGCGGGGTCGGCGGGGTGGGGCCGGTCTCCCCACGCAAAAGGGCCGCGCTGTCCTTGCCGTCGGCGTCCTTGCCGTCGGCCAGGGCCGTGAGCGCGTCGAGGAGTTCCGCGCGGCTCTCGGTGACGAGGGCGGCGCGGTGGGCGAAGGCCGTGCGGGTGGTGGCCAGGGCGTGGGCGACCGTCGCCGGGGCGAGGCCGGGGCGTTCCCTCAGGTGCGCCCGGAGGCGGCGGGCCTGGGCCCGCAGCGCGTCGGGCGACTTCGCCGACACCACGCAGACGGTCACCGCCGTCCCGGGGCGCCCGCCGGGGGTGGGGGTGGCGGGGGCGGTATCGGCCGGGGCCCCGTCGAGGACCACGTGGGCGTGGGTTCCGTCCGCGCCGAACGCGGAGACGCGCAGTGTGGGCGTGCCCTGCCGCACGGCTCGGACCGACGCGATCAGCCCGGCCAGGCCGGGGCCACCGGGCGGGACCGCTTCGGCTGTCGGGCCCCAGCCGGCCGCGCTGTCCGTCACGAGGGCCAGGACGGGGTGGCCGTGACGGTGGGCATCGGAGAGACGTCGCAGGACGAGCACCGCGCAGCCCGCGTCGGTCACCTCGGCCGCCAGGGCGAGCCCGCTCTCGTGGCGGCGCAGGGACTGGACCGCCAGATGCGGCACCATCAGGGCGGCTGTGTCCGTCGTGTCGAGGGTGACCGCCGGGCCCTGGAAGCCGTAGGCGGCGGAGACCCGGCCCGCGTGGGGGCCGGGAGCACGGTGGGTGCGGCCGACGAAGACGCCCACGCGGCCGCTCGCCTCCGACCAGTGTGCCGGGAGGATGCCGGCGGACTCGAACGCCTCCCAGACGGTCTCCGCCAGCCGTCCGGCGGCCGGACCCGCGAAGAAGTCCGGGTCGAAGTCGGGCCTGTCGGCCGTCGCCACCGCCACGATCGCGACGGGGTCCTGCGAGTGGGTGGAGGTGGCGGCAGGAGCCGGGGGCCGGTCCGGTTCGGGGAGCAGGGAGAGCAGGTGGCGGCCCAGTTCCCGGGGTGTCGGGTGGTCGAGGACCAGCGTCGCGGGCAGCCGCAGGCCGGTGTCGGCGGCGAGGCGGTTGCGCAGCTCCAGGGAGTTGAGCGAGCCGACGCCCAGTTCCTGGAAGGTGCGTGCGGTCTCGACCGCGTCGGGCGAGGCGAAGCCGAGGACCGTGGCCGTACGGTCGCGGACGAGGTCCAGCGCCGCCTGTTCGCGCGCACTGCCGGACAGTGCGGCCAGCCGGTCCGCCCATCCGGGACCGTCGGCCCGGGCGGGCGGCTCGACCAGCCCGCGCAGCAGGGGCGGCACGTCGTGCGCGGCGAGGGCACGGAGGGCGCGCACGTCCAGCCGTACGGGCACGAGCGCGGCGTCGTCGGCCGCCTGGGCAGTATCGAACAGCGCGAGCCCGTCCTCGGTGGCCAGCGGCAGGAACCCGGTACGGGCCATCCGGTCGCGGGCGGCGGCGCCCAGGGCACCGGTCATGTCGCTGCGCTCCTCCCACAGCCCCCAGGCGAGGGCGGAGGCGGCGAGCCCCCGCGCGTGGCGGTGCCGGGCCAGGGTGTCGAGGAAGGCGTTCGCGGCGGCGTAACCGGCCTGGGCGGGCCCGCCCAGCACGCCGGAGGCGGAGGAGAACAGCACGAAGGCGGACAGCTCGATGCCGAGTTCGCACGTCAGCTCGTGCAGGTGCGCGGCGGCGTCGGCCTTGGGCCGCAGGACGCGGTCGAGCCGGTCGGGGGTGAGCGCGGCGAACACGCCGTCGTCGAGGACCCCGGCGGCGTGCACGACCCCGGTCAGCGGGTGCGCCTCGGGCACCCCCGCGAGAAGCTCCCGCAGCGCGGCCCGGTCGGCGACGTCGCAGGCGACGACCGCCACGTCCGCGCCGAGCCGGGTCAGCTCGTCGGCCAGCTCCGCCACCCCGGGCGCGCCCGCCCCCCGGCGCCCGGCCAGGAGAAGGTGCCGCACGCCGTGCGTACGGACGAGATGCCGGGCGACGAGCCCGCCGAGGGTGCCGGTGGCGCCGGTGATCAGCACGGTGCCGGTGGGGTCCCAGGTGGCGCGCGCGGGCCGCGGGCCCGGTGGGTGGGGGGTGCCCGCGCCTTGGCCGACGGCGCCCCTGCCGGAAGGCTCGGCACTCACCCGCACCAGGCGCGGTACCCGCGGCACGCCATCGGCCGTCAGGGCGAGTTGCGGCTCCCCCGATGCCAGGGCCGCCGGGAGACCGGCCAAGGGGACGTCCGAGGGGGCGGTCGAAGCCGGGAGGTCCAGGAGGACGAAGCGGTCGGGGTGTTCGGACTGGGCGGAGCGGATCAGGCCCCAGAGGGCCGCGTGCGACGGGTCGCCGGGCGGTTCGGCGCCCGACGCGCCCCGGGTGACGAGCACGAGCCGCGACCGCGCGTAGCGGTCGTCGGCCAGCCAGCCCTGGGCCAGGGACAGGGCCCGGCGCACCGCCGTGCGGGCGGTCGCCGCGAGGTCCGCGTCGGGGCGGGGGAAGAAGGGGACGAGCACCGGCCCGGGTGGCGGCTCGGCGGTCAGTGCGGCGAGGCCCTCGTAGGCCCGTGCCCGTACACCGCCCGCTTCCAACGCCTCGGTCAGCGCCGGGCCGTCCGGACCGAGGACCGCCCACGGCACGCTCCGCGCCACCGGTTCCGCCGGAAGCGGGACCGGGAGGGGCGTCCACTCGACACGGAAGAGTGGAGTCTCCCGCGCCCCGGCGGCACCCGCGGTGAGGGCTCCTTCCGGTAGGGGGCGTACGACGAGGGAGTCCACCGTCGCCACCGGGCCGCCGGCCGCGTCGTGGACGTACAGGCGCACCCCGCCCGCCCCACCCGCCCCGGCCGTCAGCCGGACCCGCAGGGTGCCCGCGCCCGAGGCGTGCAGGGCGATGCCGCGCCAGGCGAAGGGCAGCCGGGGCCGTCCCCCGGGCTCGTCGCCCGTTCCGGGCAGGCCCAGGGCCAACGGGTGCAGCGCGGCGTCGAGCAGAGCCGGGTGCAGGCGGTACGCGGTCGCGTCCGGTTCCGTGCCGGAGAAACCGGACGTGCCGGACGGCAGGGCGACCTCCGCGAGCAGGTCGGCGCCCTGCCGCCACACGGCCCGTACGCCGCGGAACGCCGGTCCGTACTCCAGCCCGGCCGCGGACATGGCGGCGTAGACGTCCTCGGGCCGCAGTTCCTCGGCGCCCCGCGGCGGCCACTCCCCCACCGCGGGCGGGGCCGTCGGGGCGCCGGCGGCCAGCACTCCGGTGGCGTGCCGCACCCAGGAGCCCGGATCGTCCGCGTCCGCCGCCTGGGAGTGCACGGCCAGCGGACGGCGGCCGTCCGCGTCGGGTCCGCCGACCGTCACCTGGAGCCGCACCCCGCCGGTGGGGAGGGCCAGCGGCGTCTGGAGCGTCAGTTCCTCCAGGACGTCGCAGCCCGCCTCGCCCCCGGCCCGGAGGGCCAGTTCGACGAAGGCCGTGCCGGGCAGCAGCACGGTGCCGTCCACGGTGTGGTCGGCGAGCCAGGGGTGGGTGCGCGGCGAGACGCTGCCGGTCAACAGCAGCCCCTCGGTGTCGGCGAGCGTGACGGCCGCGCCCAGCAGGGGGTGGGCGGTGGCGCGCAGCCCGAGGTGGGCGGCGCCGGTGCCGGGGGCCGGGGGTGTGGCCCAGTACCGCTCGCGCTGGAAGGCGTACGTGGGCAGCTCCACGGTCCGCGCGCCCGTACCGGCGAAGGCGGCGGCCCGGTCCGGGACCGGGCCGCCTCCGACGTACGCCCGTGCGAGCGCGGTCAGGGGGGTGTCCGGCACGGCCGTACCGATGACGGCCCCGGTGCCCGCCGCGCCGTCCGCCAACGCGTCCAGCCCGGCCAGCAGTTCCGCGCGGCCGGCCCCCAGCACCACCGCCCGGTGCTCGAAGACGGAACGGGTCGTCGCCAGCGCGTACGCCACATCGAGCGGGCGCAGCGCGGGACGGTCCCGGGCCCAGGCACGCAGCCGGGCGGCCTGGTCGCGGAGGGCCTCCCGGGTGCGGGCGGAGAGCAGCCAGGGCAGGGGTCCGCGCGGGATGCCCTCCGGCT
The window above is part of the Streptomyces syringium genome. Proteins encoded here:
- the rplV gene encoding 50S ribosomal protein L22 — encoded protein: MEARAQARYIRVTPMKARRVVDLIRGMDATEAQAVLRFAPQAASVPVGKVLDSAIANAAHNYDHTDASSLVISEAYVDEGPTLKRFRPRAQGRAYRIRKRTSHITVVVSSKEGTR
- the rpsS gene encoding 30S ribosomal protein S19, with the protein product MPRSLKKGPFVDDHLIKKVDAQNEAGTHNVIKTWSRRSMIVPAMLGHTLAVHNGKTHVPVFVTESMVGHKLGEFAPTRTFRGHVKDDRKSKRR
- the rplW gene encoding 50S ribosomal protein L23; translation: MSEQTAAVITSKTYTDPRDILVKPVVSEKSYALLDENKYTFIVDPRANKTQIKQAVEAVFSVKVTGVNTINRQGKRKRTRTGFGKRANTKRAIVTLAEGDRIDIFGGPVS
- the rplC gene encoding 50S ribosomal protein L3; this translates as MAKNIKGVLGEKLGMTQVWDENNRVVPVTVVKAGPCVVTQVRTNDSDGYESVQIAFGEIDPRKVNKPLKGHFAKADVTPRRHLVELRTADASEYTLGQEITAAVFESGVKVDVTGKSKGKGFAGVMKRHNFKGLGAGHGTQRKHRSPGSIGGCATPGRVFKGLRMAGRMGNERVTTQNLTVHAVDAEKGLLLIKGAVPGPNGGLVLVRTAAKGA
- a CDS encoding acyltransferase domain-containing protein is translated as MSLDPVAVGAREAAGKGDGGPGDLGPGGDGGKLVFAFAGQGHQWAGMGRDLLRTEAVFRAAVERCDAALAPHTGWSVVDRLTRDDAWPLMRRTDVLQPTLFTVQVALAALWRSWGVVPDAVVGQSMGEVAAAHVAGALTLEDAATVQCRRGALLQRISGRGTMAVVELPAAEAAALIADTGGKAVVAGYGSPTTTVLSGDHDSLDAVLARLAGTDVHARRIPDTAPSHSPCVDELRDDLRTALSGVRPRRAAVPLYSTVTLRRIEGPELTASYWIDNLREPVRFAPAVRQLSCAGHGVFLEISAHPVLTEPVRQCLEHAGHRGLALPSMRRNAELDALRASRDTLRTLGRPDPARARRPELTPYQAAVLPALFAR
- the rplD gene encoding 50S ribosomal protein L4: MSTIDILSPAGDKAGTVELPTEIFDAKVSVPLIHQVVVAQLAAARQGTHKTKTRGEVRGGGKKPYRQKGTGRARQGSTRAPQFAGGGVVHGPVPRDYSQRTPKKMKAAALRGALTDRARNSRIHVVTGVVEGEVSTKAAKTLFGKISERKNLLLVVDRADEAAWLSARNLPQVHILEPGQLNTYDVLVSDDVVFTQAAFERFVAGPAAAAKATASEAELEGSDA
- the rplB gene encoding 50S ribosomal protein L2, yielding MGIRKYKPTTPGRRGSSVADFVEITRSTPEKSLVRPLHSKGGRNNAGRVTVRHQGGGHKRAYRVIDFRRHDKDGVPAKVAHIEYDPNRTARIALLHYADGEKRYIIAPAKLGQGDRIENGPGADIKPGNNLPLRNIPVGTTIHAIELRPGGGAKFARSAGSSVQLLAKEGAYAHLRMPSGEVRLVDVRCRATVGEVGNAEQSNINWGKAGRMRWKGVRPTVRGVAMNPVDHPHGGGEGKTSGGRHPVSPWGQKEGRTRSPKKASNKYIVRRRKTNKKR
- a CDS encoding PIG-L family deacetylase, with amino-acid sequence MNISPRWAISRRAALTGAAAATLVTAVGCSGGDSGKHRPGGAKPTRAVDPRATQSFDDGKHALLLQIMAHPDDDLYFMNPDAENIARAGVPVVSVYVTAGEAVGRNWIEGMPKTKPDKAAYASARHQGLRQAYAEMIGMDKFSPWKKSVMDLPGGVKAETNELGDGKHTVRLIFLNIAMQSANNVRIPHLWEDPRAAMQSLVSTGSPCTTVSTYRHDTLVDALAAIMDRFKPTVIHTLDPDPDYQVHDATHPKDNDYGACSDHRDHTPTALFSWKAMSQWTADAVKRDGRAPRFTTTAFRGYYNQRWPHNLPQDVVDAKHRLVQAYGGDPSWECSNAAGCGDYGQGGDRPLKNRKGWIRSTHYRYPGAMPVADTDRAGRLEAYGVLGTQAVRWVESSPGSGRWGAPQNLGGGPLAPALASVKDTAGRRLLFALRFSALDSRANTREIAVLEQREPGGAFKAWRGLGNPERKPDRGRRVGMPAAIATPDGRVHLFVRNAGKGLSSRVREPDGRWGNWQSLHGQEIQDGLTVVLDRDKRVHVFGAGRDTVHHWAQDTPSGPVRHQPLAGLPQPGDQPAAAVGPDGGLNVVYRTPAAREPVVYRFLPGGGGGGQQVAAAEQVSGTGLQNFAGYGPIVARSVAARGKDTVMVLGRAVSGQIQLQDAADPDSEPRRPPGGLVPVGTPSLLTDAGQQLCAVALGPDATPWVWRAGPAAGA
- the rpsJ gene encoding 30S ribosomal protein S10; amino-acid sequence: MAGQKIRIRLKAYDHEVIDSSAKKIVETVTRTGASVAGPVPLPTEKNVYCVIKSPHKYKDSREHFEMRTHKRLIDILDPTPKTVDSLMRLDLPAGVDIEIKL